ATTTCAGCAATATGATTGGATATTTTCTGGATTAAATCAATTTGTTCGTTAGCGTATTTCTCAAAATTATTTCCAAAAATCTCTTTCAGTCCTCTTACATTTTCTATCAACGTATTTTGGTATTGAATGGCTATCGGTATCACATGATTTCTTGCAATGTCACCTAGCACTCTACTTTCTATTTGTATTTTCTTTGAGTATTCTTCCAACTCGATTTCATGACGAGCCTCTACCTCAACTTTATTCATCACTCCCATTTCTTCAAAAAGTAAAATCGCCTTTTTAGAAACTTTTACTTTTAAAGCTTCTGGAGTTGTTTTGTTATTAGACAATCCTCTTTTCTTTGCCTCCTTTTCCCAAGCTTCTCCGTATCCGTCTCCTTCAAATCGGATATTCTTTGATGCTTTAATATATTCTCTCAATACATTAAAAATAGCCTCGTCTTTTTTAAGCTTTTTTGTATCAATTAACTTATCTACTTCCCCTTTAAACTCATTTAATTGTTTGGCAATAATAGTATTCAGTACGGTCATAGGTCCTGCACAGTTAGACCATGAGCCTACCGCACGTAACTCAAACTTATTTCCTGTAAAAGCAAAAGGTGAAGTTCTATTTCTATCTGTGTTATCTAATAAAATTTCAGGAATCTTCCCAACAATGTTTAATTTTAAATCTGTTTTTTCTTCTGGTGATAATTTTCCTTTTGTTACATTTTCTAATTCATCTAATACCGATGATAATTGTGAACCTATAAAAACTGATATAATTGCTGGCGGTGCTTCATTTGCCCCTAAACGATGATCGTTACTAGCGCTTGCTATCGATGCTCTGATTAATTCTTCGTAATCATGAACTGCTTTGATAGTATTCACAAAAAAGGTTAAGAATTGTAAATTTTTCATCGGAGTTTTGCCTGGACTCAATAAATTAACTCCCGTATTAGTAGACAAACTCCAATTATTATGCTTTCCCGAACCATTGATTCCTGCAAATGGTTTTTCATGAAATAATACTTTGAATTTATGTCTTTGTGATACTTTTTCCATCACATCCATTAATAATGAATTATGATCTACCGCTAAGTTTGCTTCTTCAAAAATTGGCGCTAACTCAAACTGATTTGGTGCTACCTCGTTATGTCGTGTTTTAACAGGCACTCCTAACAACATACATTCGTGTTCTAAATCGCGCATAAAATTTAACACTCTTGTTGGTATTGATCCAAAATAATGATCATCCAATTGTTGTCCTTTTGCTGGAGCATGCCCTAACAATGCCCTTCCTGTCATCATTATATCTGGGCGAGCATTTGCTAAAGCCGTATCAATTAAAAAATACTCTTGCTCCCAACCTAAGGTTGCATTTACTTTACTTACAGTCTTATCAAAATATTTACAAACTGCTGTAGCCGCTGTATCAACTGCTTGTAATGCCCTTAATAATGGTGCTTTATTATCTAATGCTTCACCTGTATATGCTACAAAAACTGTTGGGATACATAAAGTTGTACCATAAATAAACGCTGGAGATGTTGGATCCCAGGCGGTATATCCGCGTGCTTCAAACGTATTTCTAATCCCTCCATGCGGAAAACTAGAAGCATCTGGCTCTTGTTGTACTAGTTGACCTCCGTCAAATTTTTCCATTGCTCCTCCATCAACAGTTTCAAAAAAGGCATCGTGTTTTTCTGCCGTAGATCCCGTTAAAGGTTGAAACCAGTGTGTATAATGAGTAGCTCCTTTAGATAATGCCCAATCTTTCATACTCACTGCAATCTGATCAGCAGTTTTTCTATCAATCTTAGTTCCAAACTCAATAGCATCCATTACACTTTTGTATGCTTCTTTGGTCATATATTGACGCATAGCTTGCTCGTTAAAGACATTTTTACCAAACAATTCTGAACGACGTTCTTTTTCTTCTACTACAACAGTTTTTCTATGTAAAACCTCTTGTAATGCACTGAATCTTAAAGTTGACATATAACAAAATATTAAATTAGACACTCAAAAATACATTTTTAAATCAAATACCCCTAAAAAAATAGGGGTTAAATTATTTTAAAGTTAATTTTAAATAAAAATACCCTTAAAAATTTTGCCCTTTAACAAAAAATACTCAATTTTGCTTCGTAATTAACTCGATAACAACACAAAAACAAAAATCATGAGTAAATCAAAATTAGAATACATTTGGTTAGATGGTCATGAACCAACTCAAAACATGCGTAGTAAAACTAAAGTTGAAGAAAATTTTAGTGGTGAATTAAAAGACTGTCCTATGTGGTCTTTTGATGGAAGTTCTACAGAACAAGCTTCTGGAGGTGCGTCTGACTGTTTACTTAAGCCTGTTGCTATTTATCCTGACCCTACTAGAAAAAATGGATTCTTAGTAATGTCTGAAGTTTTAAATGCTGATGGTACTCCACATGCTTCTAATGCACGTGCTAAAATTGACGATAACGATAATGATTTTTGGTTTGGTTTTGAGCAAGAGTATTTCTTAATGGATACTAAAACTGATTTACCTTTAGGATTCCCACGTGGTGGATTTCCTGGACCTCAAGGAAAATACTACTGTTCTGTAGGTGGACGATACACTTGGGGAAGAGATTTTGTTGAGGAGCATGCTGACTTATGTATTGAAGCTGGTTTAAACTTTGAAGGAATTAATCAAGAAGTTGCTCCAGGACAATGGGAGTTCCAATTATTTGCTAAAGGTGCTAAAAAAGCAGGTGATGAAATTTGGGTTGCTCGTTATTTACTAGATCGTTTAACTGAAAAATATGGGTACTATATTGAGTATCACCCAAAACCAGTAAAAGGAGATTGGAATGGTTCTGGTATGCACGCAAACTTCTCTAACACTACATTAAGAACTTGTGGTTCTCAAGAGACTTACGAAAAAATTTGTGAAGCTTTTAGACCTGTTACAGAAGAACATATTGATGTATATGGAGCTAATAATGACGAGCGTTTAACTGGTTTACATGAAACTGCTCACGTATCTGACTTTAGTTATGGAGTTTCAGACAGAGGTGCTTCAATTCGTATTCCAATTATCACAGTTGAAAAAGGCTGGAAAGGTTGGTTAGAAGACAGAAGACCTGCTTCAAACGCTGATCCATACAAAGTAGCTGGAAGAATTATAGAAACCGTAAAAGGTGCCAACATATAATTAACAAACACAACAACACAACTAAAAAAGCCGTAAAATTGCGGCTTTTTTTATTTTATGACTAATTCGTTTTTACGAAATTGTTAAATAGATAAAAGTTGTATACGTTCCTAACAAAATAATTCCATCTCTCCAACCTAAACGTAATCCTTTTGGAATAAATACTAAAGGTAATATGGCAAACGAAATTCCTAACATCCAATAAATATCATTATTAATCAAACTATAGGCGTCTGGTTTTACCTGAACAGGCGTAATCATTGCTGTAATACCTAAAACGGCTAAAATATTAAACACATTAGACCCTACAAGGTTTCCTAACGAGATGGCTTTTTCTTTCTTTAACACCGCAATAATTGATGCAGCCAATTCTGGAACACTTGTTCCTACTGACACTACAGTTACTCCAATTATAGCATCACTAACACCTAAGTTCTTCGCTAAAGTTACCGAACCATTAATTAACAATTCTGAGCCTCCCCATAAACCAACTCCTCCTACTGCTAAAAACAATGCTATTTTGTATAAGGGCAATTCTTCATCATCTTCAGGCATTTCATCAACAACAGCTTGCTTTTGAAAACGTAATAAATAGATTAAAAACACTACTAACATTCCAAACAAGATAGCTCCTTCATAAAACTGAATTGTTTTATCATTTACTATAAAAAAGTACAATAGTACTGAAGCAATCATCATTACTGGCCAATCAGTCTTATAAAAACTTTTTTCCACATCAATTGAGGATAGAACCACTGTTATACCTAATACTAAACCTAGGTTTGCAATATTAGACCCAATAACATTTCCCACTGCTAATCCTGTAGCTCCGTCTAAAGCAGATTTTACACTTACAATTAACTCTGGTGCCGATGTTGCAAACGACACTACTGTCATACCTATTACTATTTTTGGTATATGTAGTTTAAGTGACAAACCTACCGCTGCTTTTAACAGCCAATTTCCTCCTAAAACCAACAATGTTAAACCAATAATAATATATAGAATGCTCATAAAATATTTTTTGGCGAAGATAAGGTTTTTACCAAGCAAAAATGAAAACAAATTCAAGCTCCTGAACCAATAAAACCTTAATTAAGTTACCTCTTTAACTTCTTACGTTTTGAACTATAAACTTTAAAGCCTGTTATCAATAACACCAAAGGCATAAAACCAGAAATAAATACTAAAAACCTACCCAATACTCCTACTATTTCTCCTATATGTATTGGATAAAATTGTGCAGCTATTCGATTGTTATTGGAATCGAAATCAAAACTTGATAGTGTTCGTAATTTACCTTGCTGATTTAACTCCATTTCTTTTGTCTTTCTAAACCCTGCTTTAATAAATCGATCTTTTATGTACCGAAGTCTATATACCCCTAAGCTATCTTTCGGGTAATAAATAGCTCTTAAAGCATATTTCCCATCAGTTTGTAGAACTGCTTCTTCTAATGAAAATATCTTTTCTTGCTTTGCTTCTTCATCCAATACAGTTTTATCTGAACTATTGAATATAGATAAAGCAGATTTATAGGTTTTATAATAAGTGAAGTAGCCCCCTGTAAAGGCTATTACTAGCAAAGGCAGCAAAAAATAAATTCCGAATACTTTATGTAGATTGAAGTAAAATCGTTTCTTTTTGGGTTTCCACTTCATCGTAAATCCTTTTGACAGGTTGTTTTTATATATTTTCCACCACATATAAAACCCTGTTGTCAACAAGAAGAAACAGAACAATAAAGCACTAGTACCTATAACATACTTACCAATTGTAGGCATTCCTAACGTACGGTGTAACTTCAGGAGGGTTTCAAAAAACTGTATTGACACCGATTTTTCACCTAACAAAACTCTTGTTTTCGGGTGATAATACAATGTTTTACCGTTTTTATAATTTATTGAAATCGTTTGCTGCTCTCTGTAAGGCAAAAAAACTTTATTTACTTCTCCCTTGTTCTGTGTAGCTAAAAAATAAGCAGAGCTTAAAATTGTCTTTTCGTTTATTTTAGAAAAATCTTCAACCTTTAATAATTTCGAATTCAGCATTGAAGTTATTTCTGGTTGCCAAACATACAATGCTCCCGTTAAACCAGAAAAAGAAGCAATAACCCCACAGCTAAGACCTAACCATAGGTGTATTTTCCAAATTATTTTATGTATATGCTGCAATTGGTATCTCCTATTTTTAAAACCCAGAACCTATAATTTAATAGGCACTGGGTTCTTAATTTTGCAAATGTAAGATGTTGTTTATTATTTTAGAGGTTATACAACACACTTAATTTAGCATTTGTCCCTTCTCCAGTTCCTGTAAAAGTTCTTAAAGGTGCTGCCCATTGTGATCTTGCTGGTAAATAATATTCGTTTAACAGGTTATTTACCGCTAATGAAACTGATATATTTTCTTGCAATTTATAGTTCATAGACCAATTAAGTAAAGTGTATCCTTCTACAGGGAATTGTGTATGCCTAAACGTATAATTATCGTTTGCATCTAAATACGGATTAAAACGATTTCTATCTCCTAAATTAGTCATACGTAAAGAAGTACTTATTTTATTTGTTGGAACCCAGGTTACATAAGCTGTTAATTTTGGAGCTGCAATTACATCACCCCCTAAATAAGTTAAATTATTTTCATCTCCCACATTATGAGTTAAACCTTCAACATAAGAATACGAAGTTCCTACTTGTAATTTACTATCAAAGGCAGTATAATCTATTGCTATTTCTCCTCCATAAATATTTTGCGGCTTTTTAGATGGCACAAAAGAATTTATATTTTCATCAAATGCAACCCCTGTACCTAAATTAGAAACACTATAATACCCTACGGCTTCTAACCTAAAATTTTTGAACTTTGATAAAAATCCGAACTCATAATTTTTGGTTACTGCCGGTTCTAATTGAATATCCTCAACACTATCTGCTTTTGCTGAGCGTAAAACAGAACCTAAATCAGCAATTGAAAAACCTTGAGAGTAACTTACATAAGGAATAAACTCTTGGTGTTTAATATATCTTACACCTGCATTAAACGCTAAATTATCAAATCCTAGTTTACCTCCTTCTACTGCTACTGAAGGATTAAAATTACCATCTCCTAAAGGTGAATATGGTAACGTATTATAATCATCTATTGTAAGATTCATATCATCATATCTTAATCCTGCTTTTAAAACCCATTCATCATTAAATTTCACTGTAGATTGTATGTATTGTGCCCAACTAAACATATCAATATTTGGCACCCATAATCTACCATCTAACAATCCTTGATTGGTTTTATCTTTTAACAAATCTAAACCATAGGTTAATGAAATCTCTGTTGATTCATTTGGAGTAAGTGTAGTGTTAAAATTTGGCCTTAAACCATACTTTTCTGCATTAATTACTGATTGACCTCCGTTTTCAAATTTATCTGAATAAAAGAATATGTTTTTTGTTTTTTGATAATA
The nucleotide sequence above comes from Tenacibaculum singaporense. Encoded proteins:
- a CDS encoding TonB-dependent receptor, translating into MKFYIVAAALFLTFGVSAQSSLKGKIKDEQGQPIYGVNIHISELQKGTTSDENGGFILKNIKEGSFMVTFSMVGFKTEIRKIAFTQNNTVEILQTLKEDSESLSEVVVSASRRSEYLSEIPASITVVNQKQLVDLSNSTTNINEILEFTVPGLAVSTGTFSNWGQTLRGRSLLVMIDGVPQSTPLRNGQLGIKSVSPNDISRVEVIKGATSIFGNGGNGGFINYITKKPNANEKIEGTTNIWGTSNLTKTKDAFGFGAYQSLRGKIDKFNYYVSGSYEETGNKYDADGKVILPTYGLDNTRIYTALAKLEYEISDRQKISIGGNLYNSLQDTPFIPVLGSFEVYNENGDYTLTPGYGIEGSVEGQEPTGSKLYNGNLKYDLNSIFDGTTDFTADVYYQKTKNIFFYSDKFENGGQSVINAEKYGLRPNFNTTLTPNESTEISLTYGLDLLKDKTNQGLLDGRLWVPNIDMFSWAQYIQSTVKFNDEWVLKAGLRYDDMNLTIDDYNTLPYSPLGDGNFNPSVAVEGGKLGFDNLAFNAGVRYIKHQEFIPYVSYSQGFSIADLGSVLRSAKADSVEDIQLEPAVTKNYEFGFLSKFKNFRLEAVGYYSVSNLGTGVAFDENINSFVPSKKPQNIYGGEIAIDYTAFDSKLQVGTSYSYVEGLTHNVGDENNLTYLGGDVIAAPKLTAYVTWVPTNKISTSLRMTNLGDRNRFNPYLDANDNYTFRHTQFPVEGYTLLNWSMNYKLQENISVSLAVNNLLNEYYLPARSQWAAPLRTFTGTGEGTNAKLSVLYNL
- a CDS encoding calcium/sodium antiporter, which gives rise to MSILYIIIGLTLLVLGGNWLLKAAVGLSLKLHIPKIVIGMTVVSFATSAPELIVSVKSALDGATGLAVGNVIGSNIANLGLVLGITVVLSSIDVEKSFYKTDWPVMMIASVLLYFFIVNDKTIQFYEGAILFGMLVVFLIYLLRFQKQAVVDEMPEDDEELPLYKIALFLAVGGVGLWGGSELLINGSVTLAKNLGVSDAIIGVTVVSVGTSVPELAASIIAVLKKEKAISLGNLVGSNVFNILAVLGITAMITPVQVKPDAYSLINNDIYWMLGISFAILPLVFIPKGLRLGWRDGIILLGTYTTFIYLTIS
- a CDS encoding glutamine synthetase beta-grasp domain-containing protein is translated as MSKSKLEYIWLDGHEPTQNMRSKTKVEENFSGELKDCPMWSFDGSSTEQASGGASDCLLKPVAIYPDPTRKNGFLVMSEVLNADGTPHASNARAKIDDNDNDFWFGFEQEYFLMDTKTDLPLGFPRGGFPGPQGKYYCSVGGRYTWGRDFVEEHADLCIEAGLNFEGINQEVAPGQWEFQLFAKGAKKAGDEIWVARYLLDRLTEKYGYYIEYHPKPVKGDWNGSGMHANFSNTTLRTCGSQETYEKICEAFRPVTEEHIDVYGANNDERLTGLHETAHVSDFSYGVSDRGASIRIPIITVEKGWKGWLEDRRPASNADPYKVAGRIIETVKGANI
- a CDS encoding glutamine synthetase III family protein is translated as MSTLRFSALQEVLHRKTVVVEEKERRSELFGKNVFNEQAMRQYMTKEAYKSVMDAIEFGTKIDRKTADQIAVSMKDWALSKGATHYTHWFQPLTGSTAEKHDAFFETVDGGAMEKFDGGQLVQQEPDASSFPHGGIRNTFEARGYTAWDPTSPAFIYGTTLCIPTVFVAYTGEALDNKAPLLRALQAVDTAATAVCKYFDKTVSKVNATLGWEQEYFLIDTALANARPDIMMTGRALLGHAPAKGQQLDDHYFGSIPTRVLNFMRDLEHECMLLGVPVKTRHNEVAPNQFELAPIFEEANLAVDHNSLLMDVMEKVSQRHKFKVLFHEKPFAGINGSGKHNNWSLSTNTGVNLLSPGKTPMKNLQFLTFFVNTIKAVHDYEELIRASIASASNDHRLGANEAPPAIISVFIGSQLSSVLDELENVTKGKLSPEEKTDLKLNIVGKIPEILLDNTDRNRTSPFAFTGNKFELRAVGSWSNCAGPMTVLNTIIAKQLNEFKGEVDKLIDTKKLKKDEAIFNVLREYIKASKNIRFEGDGYGEAWEKEAKKRGLSNNKTTPEALKVKVSKKAILLFEEMGVMNKVEVEARHEIELEEYSKKIQIESRVLGDIARNHVIPIAIQYQNTLIENVRGLKEIFGNNFEKYANEQIDLIQKISNHIAEINSKIEDMIEERKKANKLEGQKNADAYCNKVKPYFDEIRYHCDKLELMVDDNLWPLTKYRELLFTR
- a CDS encoding PepSY-associated TM helix domain-containing protein, encoding MQHIHKIIWKIHLWLGLSCGVIASFSGLTGALYVWQPEITSMLNSKLLKVEDFSKINEKTILSSAYFLATQNKGEVNKVFLPYREQQTISINYKNGKTLYYHPKTRVLLGEKSVSIQFFETLLKLHRTLGMPTIGKYVIGTSALLFCFFLLTTGFYMWWKIYKNNLSKGFTMKWKPKKKRFYFNLHKVFGIYFLLPLLVIAFTGGYFTYYKTYKSALSIFNSSDKTVLDEEAKQEKIFSLEEAVLQTDGKYALRAIYYPKDSLGVYRLRYIKDRFIKAGFRKTKEMELNQQGKLRTLSSFDFDSNNNRIAAQFYPIHIGEIVGVLGRFLVFISGFMPLVLLITGFKVYSSKRKKLKR